A single window of Collinsella aerofaciens DNA harbors:
- a CDS encoding nitroreductase family protein has protein sequence MSYLDLARGRYSCREFQDRSVEQAVVDAIVEAGRIAPSACNNHPSRVMVLDTPELLEKAAACQPRFARDGSIFGAPLIFLICSVTEDAWVRPYDQMNSSEIDTSIVCDQMMMEATEQGLGTCWVCHFKPEVAQEQFNLPEGVYPYHMLVCGYPADHIADPEHREARTIPLSDFLLK, from the coding sequence ATGTCTTATTTGGATCTGGCTCGGGGTCGGTATTCTTGTCGTGAATTTCAGGATCGTTCTGTTGAGCAAGCTGTTGTGGATGCCATTGTTGAGGCTGGGCGGATTGCTCCTTCTGCTTGTAATAATCATCCTTCTCGTGTGATGGTGCTGGATACGCCTGAGCTTCTGGAGAAGGCTGCTGCTTGTCAGCCTCGGTTTGCTCGTGATGGATCTATCTTTGGCGCTCCGCTCATCTTCCTTATTTGTAGCGTTACCGAAGACGCTTGGGTGCGCCCGTATGACCAGATGAATTCCAGTGAAATCGATACGTCCATAGTGTGCGATCAGATGATGATGGAGGCCACCGAGCAGGGCCTGGGAACGTGCTGGGTATGCCATTTTAAGCCCGAGGTGGCACAGGAGCAGTTCAACCTGCCCGAGGGCGTCTATCCCTATCACATGCTCGTCTGCGGATATCCTGCCGACCACATCGCCGACCCCGAGCATCGCGAGGCCCGTACCATTCCCCTCTCCGACTTCCTCCTCAAGTAG
- a CDS encoding PhoU domain-containing protein, which translates to MRKLFSRQLIEARHEMLSIYEAVDLALHDAVKAYVTDDRKLATKTKKRTLSIDARCANLEAVCYNLIATQSPVASDFRLLQTIIYVDFNLQRMTDKVRQICRATRHMVKADISLPQELVATVEAEAEAVYQVLGSSLSALVTNDMSIICNLAGEDEPVHAAYEKFFRTFNRMDTGDFMDDDSNYDDLRRAIMVSRYLDRVASISIDAACRLTFLLTGQRMTAGDIARTDEDELESMRVPSGEGVIMRPAVDAHYVAKVPANEVSEGLRYLLEHLEDEDDAEDDEE; encoded by the coding sequence ATGCGCAAACTGTTTTCCCGTCAGCTCATCGAAGCCCGTCACGAGATGCTGAGCATCTACGAGGCTGTAGACCTGGCGCTTCACGACGCCGTGAAGGCCTATGTGACCGACGATCGCAAGCTCGCCACCAAGACCAAGAAGCGCACGCTCTCGATCGATGCGCGCTGCGCCAACTTGGAGGCCGTGTGCTACAACCTGATCGCTACGCAGTCGCCGGTCGCCTCCGACTTCCGCTTGCTGCAGACGATCATCTACGTCGACTTTAACCTGCAGCGCATGACCGATAAGGTTCGCCAGATCTGCCGCGCCACGCGTCACATGGTCAAGGCCGACATCTCGCTGCCCCAGGAACTCGTCGCTACGGTCGAGGCCGAGGCCGAGGCTGTTTACCAGGTGCTGGGTTCGTCACTTTCTGCGCTCGTCACCAACGACATGTCCATCATCTGCAACCTGGCCGGCGAGGACGAGCCGGTGCATGCGGCGTACGAGAAGTTCTTCCGCACCTTTAACCGCATGGACACGGGCGATTTTATGGACGACGACAGCAACTATGACGACCTGCGCCGCGCCATCATGGTCTCGCGCTACCTCGATCGTGTCGCCTCGATTTCGATCGATGCCGCCTGCCGTCTGACCTTCCTTTTGACCGGACAGCGTATGACTGCCGGCGATATCGCCCGTACGGACGAGGATGAGCTTGAGAGCATGCGCGTGCCTTCGGGCGAGGGTGTCATCATGAGGCCTGCCGTCGATGCACACTATGTTGCCAAAGTGCCCGCTAACGAGGTGAGCGAGGGTCTCCGCTACCTGCTCGAGCACCTCGAGGACGAGGACGACGCCGAGGACGACGAGGAGTAG
- a CDS encoding YggS family pyridoxal phosphate-dependent enzyme: protein MDNYLDLIRARREQILECFYAALDRAGRPHDAARLIAVSKTVGVDETVAAIQAGYRHFAENRPQELVRKLAGLVEHPELPEVRFDMIGNLQTNKINAVLGSAELIHSVGSLHLAQAISSRAVRKIEAGELSGPQRVLIEVNVSGEESKGGFSPDEVRDAAGELAELEGICVQGLMTMAPRGNKNVARRTFAGLRELRDELEATHSDLSLPELSCGMSEDFEPALEEGSTLVRLGRVVFSPEFAVK, encoded by the coding sequence ATGGATAACTATTTGGACTTGATACGCGCTCGCCGCGAGCAGATTCTCGAATGTTTTTATGCAGCACTCGATCGCGCGGGCCGTCCCCACGATGCCGCGCGCCTGATTGCCGTCTCCAAGACTGTTGGCGTTGATGAGACCGTTGCCGCTATTCAGGCGGGGTATCGCCATTTTGCCGAGAACCGCCCGCAGGAGCTCGTTCGCAAGCTTGCGGGCCTCGTAGAGCATCCGGAGCTACCCGAGGTGCGCTTCGATATGATCGGCAACCTGCAGACCAACAAGATCAATGCGGTTCTGGGCTCGGCCGAGCTGATTCATTCGGTGGGATCGCTGCATTTGGCTCAGGCTATCTCGAGCCGTGCGGTCCGCAAGATTGAGGCGGGCGAGCTCTCCGGCCCCCAGCGTGTGCTGATCGAGGTCAATGTGAGCGGCGAGGAGTCCAAGGGCGGCTTTTCGCCCGACGAGGTCCGAGACGCCGCAGGTGAGCTTGCGGAGCTTGAGGGAATTTGTGTGCAGGGCCTTATGACTATGGCGCCCCGGGGGAATAAGAATGTGGCGCGCCGCACTTTTGCCGGACTTCGCGAATTAAGGGATGAGCTTGAGGCGACGCACTCCGATCTGAGCCTGCCCGAACTTTCCTGCGGCATGAGCGAGGACTTTGAGCCTGCTCTTGAGGAAGGCTCTACGCTCGTTCGCCTGGGCAGGGTAGTATTTAGCCCGGAGTTTGCAGTAAAATAA
- a CDS encoding cell division protein SepF produces the protein MGFLDEIKNKMHLGGQQGYDQGYGQDDDYGYDDGYDDGYQNNGYSGASGEGFYTQDEPSNGLLGQTRRGEAESVAVYTRSGQLVGDDSRHATTYNPPSRSQETVAGGYRPGAYDTPSSYAESTRARAAAPAPAPSPSDASAYASNIINATPQLPAYVLRPESYDDVETVVRRVRTKQPVALIFVGVRTEVAKRVLDFSYGFACGLGATVKEVGDRVFMVLPAGCEVKDSDLKKLRADGYLK, from the coding sequence ATGGGCTTCCTTGACGAGATTAAAAATAAGATGCACCTGGGCGGCCAGCAGGGTTACGACCAGGGTTATGGTCAGGACGACGACTACGGCTACGATGATGGCTATGACGACGGCTACCAGAATAACGGTTACAGCGGTGCCTCGGGCGAGGGCTTCTACACCCAGGACGAGCCGAGCAACGGCCTGTTGGGTCAGACGCGCCGCGGCGAGGCCGAGTCGGTGGCCGTGTACACGCGCTCCGGTCAGCTGGTCGGCGACGATTCTCGCCACGCTACGACCTACAACCCGCCATCGCGCTCGCAGGAGACGGTTGCGGGCGGTTATCGTCCCGGTGCCTACGACACGCCGTCGAGCTACGCCGAGAGCACACGTGCCCGCGCTGCTGCCCCCGCACCTGCTCCCTCACCGAGCGATGCCTCGGCGTATGCGAGCAACATCATCAACGCTACGCCGCAGCTGCCGGCCTATGTCCTGCGCCCCGAGAGCTATGACGACGTGGAGACCGTCGTGCGCCGTGTGCGCACCAAGCAGCCTGTCGCGCTGATTTTTGTGGGCGTTCGTACCGAGGTCGCCAAGCGCGTCCTGGACTTCTCTTACGGCTTTGCCTGCGGCCTGGGTGCCACAGTCAAAGAGGTGGGCGATCGCGTGTTTATGGTGCTGCCCGCCGGTTGCGAGGTCAAGGATTCGGACCTCAAAAAGCTCCGTGCCGACGGCTACCTTAAGTAA
- a CDS encoding inorganic phosphate transporter: MDVTFSTFLGQIMSNPVLAVTVILALGAIFVNGWTDAPNAIATCVTTRCMPARAAILMSAAFNFLGVLIMTHFNASVANTISHIVDFGGNSTMALACLCAALFSIVVYGATASRFGIPTSQSHSLIAGLTGAAIALGGANSVNVHEWMKVIYGLALSIGLGFVMGWILCKLVSILFAAANRRRANVFFKYAQIASAAAMSFMHGAQDGQKFIGVLFLGVAFANGQTSVGDAGIPIWIMLLCSATMGIGTSVGGERIIKSVGQSMVKLEKYQGFSADLAGAANLLLATLTGIPVSSTHIKTCAIMGVGAVKRLSAINFGVVKDMMFTWFFTFPACGLISFVMAKLFMMFI; the protein is encoded by the coding sequence ATGGACGTAACGTTCTCAACCTTCCTCGGCCAAATTATGTCGAACCCAGTCCTTGCCGTCACCGTGATTCTCGCGCTCGGCGCCATCTTCGTCAACGGATGGACCGACGCGCCCAACGCCATCGCGACCTGCGTCACTACGCGTTGCATGCCCGCCCGCGCCGCCATTCTCATGAGCGCCGCATTCAACTTCTTGGGCGTGCTCATCATGACGCACTTTAACGCGAGCGTCGCCAACACCATCTCACATATCGTCGACTTTGGCGGAAACAGCACCATGGCGCTTGCCTGTCTGTGCGCGGCGCTGTTCTCCATCGTCGTCTACGGTGCCACGGCATCGCGTTTTGGTATCCCCACCTCCCAAAGCCACAGCCTTATCGCCGGCCTGACCGGTGCCGCTATCGCCCTCGGCGGCGCGAACAGCGTCAACGTCCACGAGTGGATGAAGGTCATCTACGGCCTGGCGCTCTCCATCGGCCTGGGCTTTGTCATGGGCTGGATCCTGTGCAAACTCGTCTCGATTCTGTTTGCCGCCGCCAATAGGCGACGTGCCAATGTCTTCTTTAAATACGCTCAGATCGCGAGTGCCGCGGCCATGAGCTTTATGCATGGCGCGCAGGATGGACAGAAGTTCATCGGCGTGCTCTTTTTGGGCGTGGCCTTCGCCAACGGCCAGACGAGCGTCGGCGATGCCGGCATCCCCATCTGGATCATGTTGCTGTGCTCGGCCACCATGGGCATCGGCACCAGCGTGGGCGGCGAGCGCATCATCAAGTCCGTCGGCCAGAGCATGGTCAAGCTCGAGAAGTATCAGGGATTCTCCGCCGACCTCGCGGGCGCCGCGAATCTGCTGCTTGCCACCCTTACCGGTATCCCCGTGTCCTCCACCCACATCAAGACCTGCGCCATCATGGGCGTCGGTGCCGTCAAGCGCCTTTCGGCCATCAACTTCGGCGTGGTCAAGGACATGATGTTCACCTGGTTCTTCACCTTCCCCGCCTGCGGACTCATCAGCTTTGTCATGGCCAAGCTGTTCATGATGTTCATCTAG
- the pstA gene encoding phosphate ABC transporter permease PstA: MSDSVDTTVDTTSSRERIKRALSHGKKGRINKDLSNKIMLGVFRAAAYITTLVLIAIIAYVVINGLPHISLDFIFGWPQGVNAEGGIWPTIVSTIYVTALAMLICTPVAVLAAVYLAEYAKQGKVVDIIRYAADALASVPSIVMGLFGYALFVEAMGLGLSMVSAALALALLMLPIVMRTTEEAIRAVPRYIRWGAYGLGATKWQVVSKIVLPSAFGRIATGIVLAIGRAIGETAVVLYTMGQAINLPISPLDSGRPMTVHLYLLANDGINMNAAYGTALLLMAIILAFNLFARYLSRKRR; the protein is encoded by the coding sequence ATGTCCGATTCCGTTGACACGACGGTCGATACGACCTCGTCGCGTGAGCGCATCAAGCGTGCCCTTTCCCATGGCAAGAAGGGCCGCATCAACAAGGATCTGTCCAACAAGATCATGCTCGGCGTGTTTCGCGCCGCGGCCTATATCACCACGCTGGTGCTGATCGCCATCATCGCCTACGTGGTCATCAACGGCCTGCCGCATATCTCGCTCGACTTTATCTTCGGCTGGCCGCAGGGCGTCAACGCCGAGGGCGGCATTTGGCCCACGATCGTCTCGACCATCTACGTGACGGCGCTCGCCATGCTCATCTGCACGCCGGTTGCCGTCCTGGCTGCGGTCTATCTGGCCGAGTACGCCAAACAGGGCAAGGTCGTCGACATCATTCGCTATGCTGCCGATGCCCTGGCCTCGGTGCCCTCCATCGTTATGGGCCTCTTTGGCTACGCCTTGTTTGTCGAGGCTATGGGTCTGGGCCTTTCGATGGTCTCGGCCGCCCTGGCGCTGGCACTTCTGATGCTGCCTATTGTCATGCGTACCACCGAGGAGGCAATCCGCGCCGTTCCGCGCTATATCCGTTGGGGTGCATATGGCCTGGGCGCCACCAAGTGGCAGGTCGTCTCCAAGATCGTGCTTCCTTCGGCTTTTGGCCGCATCGCCACCGGCATCGTGCTTGCCATCGGCCGCGCCATCGGCGAGACCGCCGTGGTGCTCTACACCATGGGTCAGGCCATCAACCTGCCTATTTCGCCGCTCGATTCCGGTCGTCCCATGACCGTTCACCTGTATCTGCTTGCCAATGACGGCATCAACATGAACGCAGCCTACGGCACTGCGCTTTTGCTGATGGCGATTATTCTGGCCTTCAACCTGTTTGCGCGCTATCTGTCGCGCAAACGCCGCTAG
- a CDS encoding DUF47 family protein, translated as MAKKPDSFYFDNYVACADLAVQAAELLTKIFENFDPARIHDMLNKMHAIEHAADKKHHELEDALLTAFITPLEREDLDLMSCSLDTVLDRIEGVVQRVYFTNIQSIHPDAIVIAHKVTDACRAMKDLMVELPNYRKSKTLRELVIQINTIESEADELYINAMRNLHVNGKDPLEVIAWRDVYAFLEYCADCCENVADVVDSIVMKNS; from the coding sequence ATGGCAAAGAAACCCGATTCGTTCTACTTCGACAACTACGTCGCCTGCGCCGACCTTGCCGTCCAGGCCGCTGAGCTGCTCACCAAGATTTTCGAGAACTTCGATCCCGCAAGGATTCACGATATGCTCAACAAGATGCACGCGATCGAGCATGCGGCCGATAAGAAGCACCATGAGCTTGAGGACGCTCTGCTCACGGCCTTTATCACCCCGCTTGAGCGCGAGGACCTGGACCTGATGAGCTGCTCGCTCGACACCGTACTCGATCGTATCGAGGGCGTCGTGCAGCGCGTCTACTTCACCAACATCCAGAGCATCCATCCCGATGCCATCGTGATCGCCCACAAGGTGACCGACGCCTGCCGCGCCATGAAGGACCTGATGGTCGAGCTGCCCAACTACCGCAAGTCCAAGACCCTGCGCGAACTCGTCATCCAGATCAACACGATTGAGTCCGAGGCCGACGAGCTCTACATCAACGCTATGCGCAACCTGCACGTCAACGGCAAGGACCCGCTCGAGGTCATCGCCTGGCGTGACGTTTACGCCTTCCTGGAGTACTGCGCTGACTGCTGTGAGAATGTGGCTGATGTTGTGGATTCGATTGTCATGAAGAACAGTTAA
- the pstC gene encoding phosphate ABC transporter permease subunit PstC, which yields MEARETPQIEHEAQVPKKRELALVSRSTYLKEKALQWIFFACAFLAVVTVILIFVFTTYSALPVFTDIGLVDFFSFTWAPSEGHYGIMSLLAGSGLVTVGALAMGVPLGVGTAVYLVEIASKRVRRLISPAVDLLAGIPSIIYGFFGMIIIRPFIAQLTGGLGFGALTAWFVLAIMIVPTITTLTIDALNSIPMGIREASYAMGATKWQTIYKVVLPAAKLGIVDAIVLGMGRAIGETMAVLMVVGNAPVIPDSISSPISTLTSQIALDMSYSSGLHRSALFGMGVVLFIISAALVGIVRLISKKRG from the coding sequence GTGGAAGCACGGGAAACCCCCCAGATTGAGCATGAGGCGCAGGTGCCCAAAAAGCGTGAGTTGGCGTTGGTGTCACGCAGCACCTATCTTAAGGAGAAGGCGCTGCAGTGGATCTTCTTTGCCTGCGCGTTCTTGGCGGTCGTCACCGTCATCCTGATCTTTGTCTTTACCACGTACTCGGCGCTGCCGGTCTTTACCGACATCGGTCTGGTGGACTTCTTTAGCTTTACGTGGGCGCCCTCTGAGGGTCACTACGGCATCATGTCGCTGCTGGCGGGCTCTGGCCTGGTGACGGTCGGTGCCCTTGCCATGGGCGTGCCGTTGGGTGTGGGCACAGCCGTGTATCTGGTCGAGATCGCCAGCAAGCGCGTGCGCAGGCTCATTAGCCCCGCTGTCGACCTGCTGGCGGGCATCCCCTCCATCATCTACGGCTTCTTCGGCATGATCATCATCCGCCCGTTTATCGCCCAGCTGACCGGCGGCCTTGGATTTGGCGCACTGACGGCGTGGTTCGTGCTCGCCATCATGATCGTCCCTACCATCACCACGCTCACCATAGATGCCCTCAATTCCATTCCCATGGGCATTCGCGAGGCGTCCTATGCCATGGGTGCCACCAAGTGGCAGACCATCTACAAGGTCGTGCTTCCTGCAGCCAAGCTGGGCATTGTCGATGCGATTGTCTTGGGTATGGGGCGTGCCATCGGTGAGACCATGGCCGTGCTGATGGTCGTGGGCAACGCCCCGGTCATTCCGGATAGCATCTCGAGCCCCATCTCGACGCTCACGAGTCAGATTGCGCTCGACATGAGTTATTCCTCGGGCCTGCACCGCTCGGCTCTGTTCGGCATGGGCGTTGTCCTGTTTATCATCTCCGCTGCACTGGTGGGTATCGTCCGCCTGATTTCCAAGAAGAGGGGGTAG
- a CDS encoding YggT family protein codes for MLINIYTIVQLVNTLFNFYSTLIVVYCLMTWIPMKQGGLLQDIAAVLDSVCGPWLNLFRRFIPPMGGVDFSPVVAIIALQLVQRLVLQLLIGILV; via the coding sequence ATTCTCATCAACATCTACACCATTGTCCAGCTGGTCAATACGCTGTTCAACTTTTACTCCACGCTCATCGTGGTCTACTGCCTTATGACGTGGATCCCTATGAAGCAGGGCGGATTGCTACAGGATATCGCCGCCGTTCTTGATAGTGTGTGCGGCCCTTGGCTCAATTTGTTCCGCCGGTTTATCCCGCCCATGGGCGGCGTCGATTTTTCACCGGTCGTTGCGATTATTGCGTTGCAGTTGGTGCAGAGGCTGGTTCTGCAGCTTCTTATAGGTATACTCGTGTAG
- the pstB gene encoding phosphate ABC transporter ATP-binding protein PstB yields MSVYQSAPTPEQAAITAKDFNFWYGDFHALTGLDLNIAKNAITSFIGPSGCGKSTFLRCINRMNDLIEGTRVEGTMTLDGNDIYAEGVDPVDLRRRVGMIFQQPNPFPKSIYENVAFGPRLQGVTSKSDLDDIVEESLKRANLWKEVSNQLNKDGLALSGGQQQRLCIARVLAVQPDVLLMDEPCSAIDPTSVSKVEDLMAELAPEMTIIIVTHSMQQAARISDYTAFFLQEVAGEPATLIEYGQTDAIFTSPVDSRTEDYITGRFG; encoded by the coding sequence ATGTCCGTCTATCAGTCCGCTCCCACGCCGGAGCAAGCGGCCATCACGGCCAAGGATTTCAACTTTTGGTACGGTGACTTTCATGCGCTGACGGGGCTCGACCTCAACATCGCCAAAAACGCCATCACCTCGTTTATCGGTCCTTCGGGCTGCGGCAAATCGACGTTTTTGCGCTGCATCAACCGTATGAACGACCTGATCGAGGGCACCCGCGTCGAGGGCACCATGACGCTCGACGGCAACGATATCTATGCCGAGGGCGTCGACCCGGTCGACCTTCGCCGTCGCGTGGGCATGATTTTTCAGCAGCCCAACCCGTTCCCCAAATCCATCTACGAGAATGTCGCTTTTGGCCCTCGTCTGCAGGGCGTGACTAGCAAAAGCGACCTCGATGACATCGTGGAAGAATCGCTCAAGCGCGCCAACCTCTGGAAAGAGGTATCCAATCAGCTCAACAAGGACGGTTTGGCGCTCTCGGGCGGTCAGCAGCAGCGTCTGTGCATTGCGCGTGTGCTTGCGGTGCAGCCCGATGTCCTTCTGATGGACGAGCCCTGCTCCGCCATCGACCCCACGTCCGTCTCCAAGGTCGAGGATCTGATGGCCGAGCTGGCGCCCGAGATGACGATCATCATCGTCACGCATTCTATGCAGCAGGCCGCTCGTATTAGCGACTACACCGCATTTTTCTTGCAGGAAGTTGCCGGCGAGCCCGCCACGCTCATCGAGTATGGTCAAACCGACGCGATCTTCACCAGCCCGGTGGATTCACGGACGGAAGACTATATCACCGGCCGCTTTGGCTGA
- a CDS encoding phosphate ABC transporter substrate-binding protein: MRKIASVLSAAVLTLTLCACSSGSSTSSITVAGSTTCLPIAEIAAEGFKEETGIDVLVSGLGSSAGIEAVSAGTADIASSSRGLNADEQDLGLTPIVIAHDGIAVIVNDDNPVDNLSTEQLRDIYAGKITNWKEVGGEDLKIQVINRDEASGTREAFRTIVMDGAPFDRRSAVLSGTGQVRDVVSRSRGAIGYISLGFVESLNAKTSVKAVSVNHVEASEKTVASGGYPISRDLYFFVKGTPSQQAQDYIDYVTSEKMDKQIREAGFIPVTNDGKGSE, translated from the coding sequence ATGAGAAAGATCGCATCGGTCCTGAGTGCAGCAGTGCTCACACTCACGCTGTGTGCCTGCTCCTCGGGATCTTCTACGTCTTCTATTACCGTGGCCGGCTCGACCACCTGCCTTCCCATTGCCGAGATTGCGGCCGAGGGCTTTAAGGAAGAGACCGGCATCGACGTGCTCGTCTCCGGCCTTGGCTCATCTGCTGGCATCGAAGCTGTTAGCGCCGGCACCGCCGACATCGCCAGCTCGTCTCGTGGCCTCAATGCCGACGAGCAGGATTTGGGCCTGACGCCTATCGTTATCGCACACGACGGCATTGCAGTCATCGTGAACGACGACAACCCGGTCGACAATCTCTCGACCGAGCAGCTCCGCGATATTTACGCCGGCAAGATCACCAACTGGAAAGAGGTCGGCGGAGAGGACCTGAAGATTCAGGTTATCAACCGCGACGAAGCGTCCGGTACGCGCGAGGCCTTCCGCACTATCGTGATGGACGGCGCGCCGTTCGATCGCCGCTCGGCTGTTCTTTCGGGTACGGGCCAGGTACGCGATGTCGTATCCCGCTCACGTGGCGCTATTGGCTACATCTCGCTGGGTTTTGTCGAGAGCCTCAACGCCAAGACCTCGGTTAAGGCCGTTTCAGTCAACCATGTCGAGGCATCCGAGAAGACGGTCGCAAGTGGCGGCTATCCCATCTCGCGTGACCTTTACTTCTTTGTGAAGGGTACGCCTTCGCAGCAGGCGCAGGACTACATTGACTATGTGACATCCGAGAAGATGGACAAGCAGATTCGCGAGGCGGGCTTTATTCCCGTCACCAACGACGGAAAGGGGAGTGAGTAG
- a CDS encoding DivIVA domain-containing protein has product MAITPADIQAQTFSEAKRGYDPAEVDVFLETLSSEVDAMLAKIVDLKGRLTATEQQLADAQAQLAQAQDAPAQAVPAAPVAAPAPDFSAQERQISAALIAAQQTAETIVNDANENAERIRNEADAKAREVIRQALTEKQAELEEIDRLKASREEFKAEYLKLIQHFMDDAQNSFPADLMASTPVGSAASPAVTVPAEPLPVADPVVPVADPFAPIDNFAADDLD; this is encoded by the coding sequence ATGGCTATTACCCCTGCAGACATCCAGGCTCAGACTTTCTCTGAGGCCAAGCGTGGCTACGATCCTGCCGAGGTCGACGTCTTCTTGGAGACGCTGTCCTCTGAGGTTGACGCTATGCTCGCTAAGATCGTCGACCTTAAGGGTCGTCTGACTGCTACCGAGCAGCAGCTTGCCGATGCGCAGGCTCAGCTTGCCCAGGCTCAGGATGCCCCCGCCCAGGCCGTTCCTGCCGCCCCCGTGGCTGCTCCCGCCCCTGACTTCTCCGCTCAGGAGCGCCAGATTTCCGCTGCCCTGATCGCTGCCCAGCAGACCGCTGAGACCATCGTCAACGATGCCAATGAGAACGCTGAGCGTATTCGCAACGAGGCTGACGCCAAGGCCCGCGAGGTTATCCGCCAGGCTCTGACCGAAAAGCAGGCTGAGCTCGAGGAGATCGATCGTCTCAAGGCTTCTCGTGAGGAGTTCAAGGCCGAGTATCTCAAGCTCATCCAGCACTTCATGGACGATGCCCAGAACTCCTTCCCGGCCGACCTCATGGCCTCCACGCCGGTCGGTTCTGCCGCTTCTCCTGCGGTGACTGTTCCCGCCGAGCCGCTGCCCGTCGCTGACCCGGTTGTCCCCGTGGCCGATCCCTTCGCCCCGATCGACAACTTCGCTGCCGACGACCTGGACTAA
- a CDS encoding Bax inhibitor-1 family protein, whose protein sequence is MNDIQGYQNGPIETGASRAKEMSPRAYNLAMSALIFLGFCAMGAGAYFTSTMAFARMMMSGAALPLVFGSFILTIVGIVMMSAAAGKQSVGLSLVGYVIFASTFGLTASFGLANYDLPTINTAFIATAAITFVFGALGVTFPKFFQRVYGIGFGILLATILVEIVLMFMGVSQTITDLIVIVVFAGFIGYDTYVATTVPPTLPNAVLMASNLFVDIINVFLRILNILGRRD, encoded by the coding sequence ATGAACGATATCCAGGGCTATCAGAACGGCCCCATCGAGACCGGCGCAAGTCGCGCCAAGGAGATGTCGCCGCGCGCGTACAATCTCGCCATGTCTGCTCTCATCTTCTTGGGCTTTTGCGCCATGGGCGCCGGTGCTTACTTTACGAGCACCATGGCGTTTGCCCGCATGATGATGAGCGGCGCCGCTTTGCCGCTGGTCTTTGGCTCGTTTATCCTGACTATTGTCGGTATCGTCATGATGTCGGCTGCTGCGGGCAAGCAGTCCGTGGGCCTGTCGCTCGTGGGTTACGTGATCTTTGCGAGCACCTTTGGCCTGACCGCGTCGTTTGGCCTTGCCAACTATGACCTGCCCACTATCAACACCGCCTTTATCGCCACCGCTGCCATCACCTTTGTCTTCGGTGCGCTGGGCGTGACCTTCCCCAAGTTCTTCCAGCGTGTGTATGGCATCGGCTTTGGCATCCTGCTTGCCACGATTCTGGTTGAGATCGTGCTGATGTTCATGGGTGTCTCGCAGACCATCACCGACCTGATCGTGATCGTGGTGTTCGCCGGCTTTATTGGCTACGACACCTATGTTGCCACGACGGTGCCGCCCACGCTGCCCAATGCGGTGCTCATGGCGTCTAACCTGTTCGTGGACATTATCAACGTGTTCCTGCGCATTCTGAACATCCTCGGCCGTCGCGATTAA